The genomic region CACATGGGCGGACTGCCGCAAAGTGGCTTCCTGATCGCCGCCGCCGTTATCGGTGGTTATATGGCGCTGAATATCGGGGCCAACGACGTTGCCAACAATGTTGGTCCGGCGGTGGGTTCCAAGGCGCTGACCATGGTTGGCGCCCTTTTGATTGCGGCCATCTTCGAGGCCGCTGGTGCGATCATTGCCGGTGGCGATGTTGTCGGCACGATCAAGAACGGCATTATCGATCCCACCCAGATGCCCGATGCCCAAACCTTTGTCTGGGCGATGATGGCAGCCCTTTTGGCCGCAGCCCTTTGGCTGAACCTGGCCACCTGGTTTGGCGCGCCGGTATCAACCACGCATTCGATTGTTGGTGGTGTCATGGGAGCTGGTATGGCCGCGGTTGGCATTGGGGCGGTGAACTGGCCGACCATGGGCACAATCGCCGCAAGCTGGGTGATCTCGCCGGTTCTGGGTGGTTTGATTGCTGCCGGGTTCCTGGCCTTTATCAAATTCCGCATTCTTTACACCGAAGACCGCGTGACTGCTGCGCGCAAATGGGTTCCGATCTTGGTCGGTGTCATGGTCTCGGCCTTCACGATGTATCTGATGATGAAGGGTGTGAAGAAAATCTGGAAGGCCGAAACACCGGTTGTGATCGCCATTGGTGTTGCCGCGTTCTTCCTGACCGTGATCCCGGTTCGCAAGGCCGTCTTCCGTGCTTCGGCCAGCATGACCGGCCGTCGCAAGGAAATCGCATCGCTGTTTCGCATTCCGCTTGTCGTCTCAGCAGCCTTGCTGTCATTCGCGCATGGCTCGAACGATGTTGCCAACGCGATTGGTCCGCTGGCCGCCATTGTTTCCGGAGTTGATAGCGGTCAGATCGTGACCTCGGCCCCGATCCCGATCTGGGTGATGGTCATCGGCGCGCTTGGTATTTCTGCTGGCCTGATCCTGTTTGGTCCTAAACTGATCAAGACGGTTGGATCAAAGATCACCAAGCTTGATCCGATCCGTGCCTATACGGTTGCATTGTCGGCGGCCCTTACCGTGATTGTCGCATCTGCACTGGGCCTTCCGGTGAGTTCGACGCACATTGCGGTTGGTGCCGTGTTCGGGGTTGGTTTCCTGCGTGAAAGCCTGTCGCATCGTCGTCGCAAGGTCGCATCGCCGATGTTGGTGGATCGTCCTGAAAACGAACAGGGCGATGAACATATCGAAGCACTTCGCCAGATTGACCCGAGTGAGGCCGAAAAGGCCGAGAAGAAAATGCGCAAGCGTCTTCTGGTGCGCCGTCGTTATGCGGTGACGATTGCAACCGCCTGGGTGGTGACGGTTCCGGCCGGTGCCTTCCTCGGAGCGCTTCTGTTCTTCACCATTCGCGGCATCATGCTGTAACTTAAAACGAATATGGTTTCGCGGCGCGGCGCCCCATTTTCCCCGGGGCGACTTGCAGCGATCTGCAGCGGCGATCAGGTTTTCCTGATCGCCGTTTTTCCTTGACCGGGCTTTGGTCTGCGCGTAAACAGCCGCACCAAAGTTACACAGAATCCGTTCGTGATCGTCGCCCAGTATGGTGGGCCGCGAGTTTTGTTATGCGTGGGTTCATTTGATGAGAAGGGCTAAGAGATGAAAGCGATCATTTTCGGTGTCCTCGCCATGGCGGTGACCGTTGTCGCATCGAACATTCTGGTCGCATACCCGCTGCCCGGCGTTCTGGCGGACTGGCTGACCTATGGTGCCTTTACCTATCCGGTCGCTTTCCTTGTTACCGACCTGACCAACCGTGCACGTGGTGCGGCGGCGGCACGGGTTGTTGTGCTGGCCGGTTTTGCGCTGGCGGTTGTTCTTTCCTTGATCGTTGCGGATACGCGCATTGCCATCGCATCGGGTTCGGCTTTTCTGATTGCCCAGATGCTGGATGTCACCGTGTTTGACAAACTGCGCCGTGCAAGCTGGTGGAAAGCCCCGCTGATTTCGTCGGGCATTGGCTCGGCGGTTGATACCGCTCTGTTCTTCTCGATTGCGTTTGCCGGTACCGGTCTTCCATGGGATACGTGGGCGATGGGTGATTTCGCAGCCAAGATGATCATGGCGTTGACGTGTCTGGCACCGTTCCGCCTTCTGATGACCGTGGTTACCCCGCGCGCCGATGCGCAACCAGTCCGGGGCTAAGACCGGCCTGATGCATGGCCGGGGCGGTTCAGATATGCTGACCGTGGCCTTGTGATTTATTGCGAAGGGGCGCATAAGACGCCCCTTCAT from Thalassospira indica harbors:
- a CDS encoding VUT family protein yields the protein MKAIIFGVLAMAVTVVASNILVAYPLPGVLADWLTYGAFTYPVAFLVTDLTNRARGAAAARVVVLAGFALAVVLSLIVADTRIAIASGSAFLIAQMLDVTVFDKLRRASWWKAPLISSGIGSAVDTALFFSIAFAGTGLPWDTWAMGDFAAKMIMALTCLAPFRLLMTVVTPRADAQPVRG
- a CDS encoding inorganic phosphate transporter, which encodes MSVKKTALDKDLKWQKRMDAGLGETASISAKLGLALVFLLACSAFVAFHMGGLPQSGFLIAAAVIGGYMALNIGANDVANNVGPAVGSKALTMVGALLIAAIFEAAGAIIAGGDVVGTIKNGIIDPTQMPDAQTFVWAMMAALLAAALWLNLATWFGAPVSTTHSIVGGVMGAGMAAVGIGAVNWPTMGTIAASWVISPVLGGLIAAGFLAFIKFRILYTEDRVTAARKWVPILVGVMVSAFTMYLMMKGVKKIWKAETPVVIAIGVAAFFLTVIPVRKAVFRASASMTGRRKEIASLFRIPLVVSAALLSFAHGSNDVANAIGPLAAIVSGVDSGQIVTSAPIPIWVMVIGALGISAGLILFGPKLIKTVGSKITKLDPIRAYTVALSAALTVIVASALGLPVSSTHIAVGAVFGVGFLRESLSHRRRKVASPMLVDRPENEQGDEHIEALRQIDPSEAEKAEKKMRKRLLVRRRYAVTIATAWVVTVPAGAFLGALLFFTIRGIML